In a genomic window of Stegostoma tigrinum isolate sSteTig4 chromosome 43, sSteTig4.hap1, whole genome shotgun sequence:
- the LOC125449017 gene encoding zinc finger protein 154-like: protein MEKPWKCRDCGKGFNYPYQLETHRRSHTGERPFTCSVCGKGFTQSSHLLTHQRVHTGERPFSCSVCGKGFTHSSPLRTHQLIHTGERPFKCSDCGDSFKSSAELMRHRRVHTGERPFTCPVCGKGFTQSSDLLTHRRVHTGERPFACSVCGKAFTLVGNLLRHQRVHTGERPFICSECGKGFTQHSSLLTHRRLHTGERPFACSVCGKGFAQSSNLLTHQRVHN from the coding sequence ATGGAGAAACCGTGgaaatgcagggactgtgggaaaggattcaattACCCGTACCAGTTGGAAACTCATCGGCGCAgccacaccggggagaggccgttcacctgctccgTGTGCGGGAAGGGCTTCACCCAGTCCTCCCACCTGCTGACCCACCAGCGCgtccacaccggggagaggccgttctcCTGCTCGGTGTGCGGGAAGGGCTTCACCCACTCGTCCCCGCTCCGGACGCACCAGCTCATCCACACGGGCGAGAGACCCTTCAAGTGCTCGGACTGCGGGGACAGTTTCAAAAGCTCGGCCGAGCTGATGCGGCACCGGCGGGTTCACACCGGcgagaggccgttcacctgcccGGTGTGTGGCAAGGGCTTCACCCAGTCGTCCGACCTGTTGACTCACCGGCgcgtccacactggggagaggccgttcgCCTGCTCAGTGTGCGGCAAGGCGTTCACGCTGGTCGGAAACCTGCTGAGGCATCAGCGGgtccacaccggggagaggccgttcatctgctccgagtgtgggaagggcTTCACCCAGCACTCCAGCCTGCTGACCCACCGGCGGCTCCACACCGGAGAGAGACCGTTTGCGTGCTCCGTGTGCGGGAAAGGCTTCGCCCAGTCCTCCAACTTGCTAACgcaccagcgagttcacaacTGA